Proteins from a genomic interval of Phocoena phocoena chromosome 20, mPhoPho1.1, whole genome shotgun sequence:
- the FAAP24 gene encoding Fanconi anemia core complex-associated protein 24, which yields MERNTPDGTGPMHVPFGHIVANEKWRGSQLAQGMQGKIKLVFEDGLTPVDFYLSSRSCILYITEADLVAGNGYRKRLVRVRNSSKLQGIVVVEKTHTSEQYFPAVQKFTVLDLGMVLLPVASQTEASCLIIQLVEEQTKEPSKNPLLRKKRALISEPALLRTVQQIPGVGKVKAPLLLQRFPSIQQLSNASIQELEPVVGQSVAQHIHAFFTRSR from the exons ATGGAAAGGAACACCCCTGATGGCACAGGCCCCATGCACGTGCCGTTTGGGCACATTGTGGCCAATGAGAAATGGCGCGGGTCGCAGCTGGCACAGGGAATGCAAG gaaaaattaaactCGTTTTTGAGGATGGCCTGACACCGGTAGATTTTTACTTGTCTAGCAGATCCTGCATTCTTTATATCACCGAAGCTGATTTGGTGGCAGGAAATGGCTACAGAAAGAGACTTGTTCGGGTTAGAAAC tccAGTAAACTTCAAGGGATTGTAGTAGTTGAAAAAACGCACACGAGTGAACAGTACTTTCCAGCCGTACAGAAATTTACTGTGCTGGATCTGGGGATGGTGTTGCTTCCAGTGGCCAGCCAGACAGAAGCGTCCTGTCTCATTATCCAGTTG GTTGAAGAGCAAACCAAAGAGCCCAGTAAGAACCCTTTACTCAGGAAGAAACGGGCTCTGATCTCCGAGCCAGCCCTCCTTCGAACTGTGCAACAGATCCCAGGAGTCGGGAAAGTTAAagctcctctcctgctccagaGGTTTCCAAGTATCCAGCAACTAAGTAATGCTTCCATCCAAGAACTGGAGCCGGTGGTTGGACAGTCAGTGGCCCAGCACATTCATGCGTTCTTCACCCGGTCCAGGTGA